A window of the Henckelia pumila isolate YLH828 chromosome 3, ASM3356847v2, whole genome shotgun sequence genome harbors these coding sequences:
- the LOC140890817 gene encoding uncharacterized protein yields the protein MCADTYRNTLHPWRQRGSVPRTIDQTIWATYLSYWETKEWQKPSRAYENNRRSEPAGPGSGLTKHIAGSRPYAVHAASLHQELNRDPNSYELHLKTHRRQNGTFADGKSRQISEEVERRINESFPLRHIGDAQHCPTPEEVNAIYFDVVGGMCHRQVYCIGSTAQTILSDEMTPRPRGCSQMKSTMASQNEAIEAAIAEARAAREETQAARLETQQLRAEHEQTQSRLSKMEKMMAIICSAINKKKKQSAEGTRAASSSVPSYSLRIQEPTEHDGTTTTTRHSHLRIGHNSFSRLLHVLKFG from the exons ATGTGTGCTGATACGTACCGCAACACATTGCATCCCTGGAGGCAGCGTGGCAGCGTGCCTCGTACTATAGATCAGACGATTTGGGCTACCTATCTATCTTATTGGGAGACGAAAGAGTGGCAGAAGCCGTCGAGGGCATACGAGAATAACAGACGGAGCGAGCCTGCTGGACCAGGGAGTGGTCTCACAAAGCACATTGCCGGCTCGAGACCCTATGCGGTGCACGCTGCGAGCCTA CATCAGGAGCTTAACAGAGATCCGAACAGTTACGAGCTTCATCTAAAGACGCACAGGCGGCAGAACGGGACCTTTGCCGATGGCAAGTCCCGACAGATCAGC GAGGAGGTCGAGCGTCGAATCAACGAGAGCTTCCCATTGAGGCATATTGGAGATGCCCAACACTGCCCGACGCCTGAGGAGGTGAATGCAATTTATTTTGACGTTGTCGGTGGTATGTGTCATCGACAGGTATATTGTATCGGGTCTACCGCACAGACCATATTATCGGATGAGATGACACCTCGTCCTCGCGGGTGTAGTCAGATGAAGTCGACGATGGCGTCACAGAACGAGGCGATAGAGGCCGCTATAGCTGAGGCGCGGGCTGCAAGAGAGGAGACCCAGGCAGCAAGACTGGAGACGCAGCAACTTCGAGCAGAGCACGAGCAGACTCAGTCACGCCTGAGTAAGATGGAGAAGATGATGGCTATTATCTGCTCTGCGATCAACAAGAAAAAGAAACAATCCGCAGAAGGCACACGTGCTGCTTCGTCTTCCGTTCCATCTTACTCGTTGCGTATTCAGGAACCTACTGAGCACGACGGcacgacgacgacgacgagacACAGCCACCTCCGGATTGGTCACAATTCCTTCAGTAGATTACTACATGTATTGAAATTTGgataa